CGGTCGCTGCGCGAGAGCGACCCGCTCTTGATCTGGCCCGCGTTGACGCCCACGGCCAGGTCCGCGATGAAGTGGTCCTCGGTCTCGCCGGAGCGGTGGGAAACCATGGTGGTGTACCCGGCCTGCTTGGCCAGCTCGATGGTGTCCAGGGTCTCGGTCACGGTGCCGATCTGATTCAGCTTGATGAGAATGGAGTTGGCCACGCCCCGGTCGATGCCCTCGGCCAGGATGTCCGGGTTGGTCACGAAGATGTCGTCGCCCACCAGCTGGATGCGGTCGCCGAGACGGTCGGTGAGCGAGGCCCAGCCTTCCCAGTCGCCCTCGGCCAGACCGTCCTCGATGGAGACGATGGGAAAGCGGCCGCAAAGTTCGGCGTAGAAGTCGATGAGTTCCAGCGAGGAGAGTTCCTTCTTCTCGCCGGCCAGGACGTACTTGCCGTTCTTGTAGAACTCCGAGGCGGCCGAGTCGATGGCCAGGGCGATTTCCCGGCCGGGGTTGTAGCCCGCGGCCTCGATGGCCCGGATGATGTACTCGAAGGCCTCGGCGTGGGAGTTCAGGTTGGGCGCGAAGCCGCCCTCGTCGCCGACGCTGGTCACGTGTCCGTCCTTGGCCAGAATGCCCTTCAGGGCGTGGAAGGTCTCCGCGCCCATGCGCAGGGCGTCGGCGAAGGTCTCCGCCCCCAGGGGCATGATCATGAACTCCTGGATGTCCAGGTTGTTGGGCGCGTGCGCCCCGCCGTTGATGATGTTCATGGACGGCACCGGCAGCAGCTTGGCGTTGACCCCGCCCAGATACTGGTACAGGGGCAGGCCGAGGAAGCTCGCCGCCGCGCGGGCGTTGGCCATGGACACGCCGAGGATGGCGTTGGCGCCGAGGCGGGATTTGTTCTCTGTCCCGTCCAGGTCGATGAGAGCGTTGTCCAGGGCCACCTGGCGCAGGCCGTCCATGCCGACCACGGCGTTGGCGATTTCCTCGCGGATATGGTCGACGGCCTTGGTCACGCCCTTGCCGCCGAAGCGGGCCTTGTCGCCGTCGCGCAGCTCCAGGGCCTCGCGCTCACCGGTGGAGGCCCCGGAGGGCACGGCCGCGCGGCCGGAAACGCCGGACTCGTAGGTGACTTCGACCTCGACAGTGGGATTGCCGCGCGAATCGAGGATCTCGCGGGCCCAGACTGCGACGATGGTGCTCATTGAAAACTCCTTGGGTTGGGAGGGATCATGCTCGGTCAACGGAGGGATACTAACCGAATTTCATCCGCTGCTCAAATGTCAATGTCCGGGCGGCCTCACTTCCCGCGTCGCCGGTACAGCGCCGCGAGTCCCTCGAACATGAGGTCCGGCAACACGGCCCGAATGGCCGGGCAGACCCGGGCCACACTGGGGGCCAAACCACCGGTGGCGGCCACGAAGGCATGGCCGCCCATGACCTCGGACAGCCGCGCCGCCAGGCCCTCCACCTGGGCCGCCGCGCCGAAAAGCAAACCCTGGTTCAGGCTCTCCATGGTGCCCACGTCGATGCGCAGATGGTCCGAGGAAAGCTCCAGCGTGGGCAGGGGCAGCTTGGCCGTCTCCACATGCAGGGAACGGGCAGAGGACAGCAGGCCCGGGCAGATGAGCCCCCCCAGGAGCGCGTCGCCCCGGATGCAGTCGAAGGTGGTGGCCGTGCCGAAATCCACCACGATGAGCCGCTCCTCGGCGGGGAAGCGCAGCCGGGCGGCGTAGGAGCCCACCAGGCGATCCGCGCCCACCTCCCAGGGTTTGAGGTAGCGGTTCTCCATGGGCACGGGCAAATCCTCGGGCACGGCCAGGGCGCCCCAGCCCAGCCGCGCGGCGGCCTCGCGGATCACGGGGTCGGCGGGCGGCACCACTGAGGCGAAGACCAGCGCGGCGGGGCCGCTTCCAGCCGCCGCCCGCACGAGCCACTCCGTCCAGGCTTCGGCATCGTAAGCCTTGTGCCCGGAGACGCGCTCCTCCGGCCCGAGAAATCCGCCGGGGCCCACGGGCCTGGCCTTGGCCTGGGTGTTGCCCACGTCCAGGACGAGTATCTTTTCCTCCATGTATTCCAGCTCCGATGGCTTGATGCGCCGAATCAGGAAGAGTATGTCATCGGTTCCGGCGACCCGCAAGAACGAACCAACCGCGCGGCGCCGCGCGGAAAATCATACCGCGCCCCCGTCGGGCAGGCTATATCGTCGGTATGCCGACACGAGGAGGAGGACTATGGATCCCCGACTGCTCATTCCCGCGCCGGACACCATCCCGGTGCCCTGGGGCTGGTTCGACGCGCTCCTGCACATCACGTTCGTAGCCCACATCCTGCTCATGAACGCGGTGGTCGGCGGCGCGGCCATCGCTCTCGCGGCGCACCTGCGCGGCTCGAACACGGCCCTGGCCAAGGATCTCTCCACCAAGATGCCCACGGCCCTGGCCCTGACCATCAACATGGGCGTCGCCCCCCTGCTCTTTCTCCAAGTGCTCTACGGAAACTTCGTCTACACCAGTTCCGTGATCATGGCCGCCTGGTGGCTTTCGGTCATCATTCTGGTCATGGCCGCCTACTACGGCCTGTACATCTACGACTTCCGCTTCGACACGAGCGGCGCACGCCCCCTGCTCATCGCCGTCCCCCTGGCCCTGCTCGTGTGCGTCGGCTTCCTCTTCTCCAACAATATGACCCTGATGCTCGACCCGGCCCGCTGGACCGCCTGGTTCGATAACCGCACGGGCACACTGCTCAACCTGGGCGACCCCATGCTCCTGCCCCGCTGGCTGCACTTCATGGTCGGAGCCCTGGCCGTGGGCGGCCTGGCCGTGGCCCTGCTGGGCCGGACCAAGGGCGACCGGGAGTATGTGCGCACGGGCCTGGCTTGGTTCACCCGAGCCACCCTGGCCCAGCTCGTGTTCGGGGTCTGGTTTCTGCTCTCGCTGCCCGATCCGGCCTTGAAGCAATTTCTGGGCGGCAACATCACCTCCGCCCTGCTTTTAACCGGAGCCCTGATCCTGGCGGCGGCCTCCCTTGTCACGGCCTTCCGGGGCAACGTGCCCGGAACCCTGCTCTGGACCGTGCTCACCGTGGCCGCCATGGCCCTCGTCCGCGACCGGTTGCGGGATATCCTGCTCTCGCCTTACCAGGACATCCGCTCCCTGGCCGTGACCTCCGAATACTCGCCCATGGTGCTCTTCCTGGCCGTGTTCCTCCTGGCC
This is a stretch of genomic DNA from Desulfovibrio aminophilus DSM 12254. It encodes these proteins:
- the eno gene encoding phosphopyruvate hydratase: MSTIVAVWAREILDSRGNPTVEVEVTYESGVSGRAAVPSGASTGEREALELRDGDKARFGGKGVTKAVDHIREEIANAVVGMDGLRQVALDNALIDLDGTENKSRLGANAILGVSMANARAAASFLGLPLYQYLGGVNAKLLPVPSMNIINGGAHAPNNLDIQEFMIMPLGAETFADALRMGAETFHALKGILAKDGHVTSVGDEGGFAPNLNSHAEAFEYIIRAIEAAGYNPGREIALAIDSAASEFYKNGKYVLAGEKKELSSLELIDFYAELCGRFPIVSIEDGLAEGDWEGWASLTDRLGDRIQLVGDDIFVTNPDILAEGIDRGVANSILIKLNQIGTVTETLDTIELAKQAGYTTMVSHRSGETEDHFIADLAVGVNAGQIKSGSLSRSDRLAKYNQLLRIEEDLDEEAIYYGPILGESWFGGEEE
- a CDS encoding type III pantothenate kinase, with translation MEEKILVLDVGNTQAKARPVGPGGFLGPEERVSGHKAYDAEAWTEWLVRAAAGSGPAALVFASVVPPADPVIREAAARLGWGALAVPEDLPVPMENRYLKPWEVGADRLVGSYAARLRFPAEERLIVVDFGTATTFDCIRGDALLGGLICPGLLSSARSLHVETAKLPLPTLELSSDHLRIDVGTMESLNQGLLFGAAAQVEGLAARLSEVMGGHAFVAATGGLAPSVARVCPAIRAVLPDLMFEGLAALYRRRGK